In Capillimicrobium parvum, a genomic segment contains:
- a CDS encoding class II histone deacetylase encodes MATGFVWHERYMWHNTGRASGPFLSDASGWLEPDWRHAENSDTKRRFRNLLDVSGLLDQLVSIEPRPATVEELRRFHTAEYVEQIRALSAGAGGEGIDGSTVIGKGSYEVALLAAGGVMAAVDAVLDGTVDTAYALVRPPGHHALPDAAMGFCLFGNIAVAAHHARQARGLSRVAIVDWDVHHGNGTQAAFYADPSVLTISLHQDNCFPPNSGTVEENGEGPGQGYNVNVPLPPGSGDGAYAAAFERIVVPALEQFGPELIIVASGLDASAMDPLGRMMLSPSGFGRLAKIMVDAADRLCGGRLVLAHEGGYSAELVPFCGLAIVEALSGIETEVRDTVLQAFPAGMGQQELQPHQEALIDRVVQLVPAIA; translated from the coding sequence ATGGCGACTGGGTTCGTGTGGCATGAGCGGTACATGTGGCACAACACGGGACGCGCGAGCGGCCCGTTTCTCTCCGATGCGTCGGGCTGGCTCGAGCCCGATTGGCGCCACGCCGAGAACTCGGACACGAAGCGCCGCTTTCGCAACCTGCTCGACGTCAGCGGGCTGCTCGACCAGCTCGTGAGCATCGAGCCGCGGCCGGCGACCGTCGAGGAGCTGCGCCGCTTCCACACGGCCGAGTACGTCGAGCAGATCCGGGCGCTCTCGGCCGGCGCCGGCGGCGAGGGGATCGACGGCTCGACGGTGATCGGCAAGGGCTCCTACGAGGTCGCGCTGCTCGCCGCGGGCGGTGTGATGGCCGCCGTCGACGCGGTCCTCGACGGCACCGTCGACACCGCCTACGCGCTCGTCCGCCCGCCCGGCCACCACGCGCTCCCCGACGCGGCGATGGGCTTCTGCCTCTTCGGCAACATCGCGGTCGCCGCGCATCACGCGCGCCAGGCGCGCGGGCTGTCGCGCGTCGCGATCGTCGACTGGGACGTCCATCACGGCAACGGCACGCAGGCCGCCTTCTACGCCGACCCGAGCGTCCTGACGATCTCGCTGCACCAGGACAACTGCTTCCCGCCGAACTCGGGCACCGTCGAGGAGAACGGCGAAGGCCCCGGCCAGGGCTACAACGTCAACGTCCCGCTCCCGCCGGGGTCGGGCGACGGCGCCTACGCCGCCGCCTTCGAGCGCATCGTCGTCCCCGCGCTGGAGCAGTTCGGCCCGGAGCTCATCATCGTCGCCTCCGGCCTGGATGCCAGCGCGATGGACCCGCTCGGGCGGATGATGCTCTCGCCGAGCGGCTTCGGCCGGCTCGCGAAGATCATGGTCGACGCCGCCGATCGGCTGTGCGGCGGCCGCCTCGTGCTCGCCCACGAGGGCGGCTACTCCGCAGAGCTCGTCCCGTTCTGCGGCCTGGCGATCGTCGAGGCGCTGTCCGGCATCGAGACCGAGGTGCGCGACACGGTCCTCCAGGCGTTCCCGGCGGGCATGGGCCAGCAGGAGCTCCAACCACACCAGGAGGCGCTGATCGACCGCGTCGTGCAGCTCGTTCCCGCCATCGCGTAG
- the sufD gene encoding Fe-S cluster assembly protein SufD — translation MTETATDIIAARRTRALDSLGVLVMPAFRGTPGWEFTPIDKLSLDDFEPAPGGEGDGLLSLGDAIVPGDADPVADAPVVLPLAMAAERLPAVVERHLGSLVGPDSPFSARNDAHWTDGALVYVPRNVVVEEPIVLTNVHEQAGSALHWRTLVVLDEGAEATIFDQTVSASDGEGLVNGVVELIVGENATLRYVGVQDLNEKTWVFGNERATILRDGTLDWVTLGFGGANGKVFLETTLAEPGSSARVTGGYATRGRQHLDFDTRQEHAAPDTVSDLAFRGILADRSSAVWRGMIKVDPGAQRIDAFQECRNLLVSKKAHADAIPGLEILANDVRCTHAAAIAQIDPDQVFYLRSRGLDEDDAKRLVVEGFLGSLLERFPEGPLRDALAGALDHRLAVLLGD, via the coding sequence ATGACCGAGACGGCCACGGACATCATCGCCGCCCGCAGGACGCGGGCGCTCGACTCGCTCGGTGTGCTCGTCATGCCGGCGTTCCGCGGAACGCCGGGATGGGAGTTCACGCCGATCGACAAGCTGTCGCTGGACGACTTCGAGCCCGCACCGGGTGGCGAGGGCGACGGCCTGCTGTCCCTCGGCGACGCCATCGTGCCGGGCGACGCCGACCCGGTGGCGGACGCGCCGGTCGTGCTGCCGCTCGCGATGGCGGCGGAGCGCCTGCCGGCGGTCGTCGAGCGTCACCTCGGCTCGCTGGTCGGGCCGGACTCGCCGTTCTCCGCGCGCAACGACGCGCACTGGACCGACGGCGCGCTCGTCTACGTGCCGCGCAACGTCGTCGTCGAGGAGCCGATCGTCCTGACGAACGTCCACGAGCAGGCCGGCAGCGCCCTGCACTGGCGGACGCTGGTCGTGCTCGACGAGGGCGCGGAGGCGACGATCTTCGACCAGACGGTGTCGGCCTCCGACGGCGAGGGACTCGTCAACGGGGTCGTCGAGCTGATCGTCGGCGAGAACGCGACGCTGCGCTACGTCGGCGTGCAGGACCTCAACGAGAAGACGTGGGTGTTCGGCAACGAGCGCGCGACGATCCTGCGCGACGGCACGCTGGACTGGGTGACGCTCGGCTTCGGCGGGGCCAACGGAAAGGTGTTTCTCGAGACGACGCTGGCCGAGCCGGGCTCGAGCGCGCGCGTCACCGGCGGCTACGCGACGCGCGGGCGCCAGCACCTCGACTTCGACACCCGCCAGGAGCACGCGGCGCCGGACACGGTGAGCGATCTCGCGTTCCGCGGCATCCTCGCCGACCGCTCGAGCGCGGTGTGGCGCGGGATGATCAAGGTCGACCCGGGCGCTCAGCGCATCGACGCCTTCCAGGAGTGCCGGAACCTGCTCGTGTCGAAGAAGGCCCACGCGGACGCGATCCCGGGCCTGGAGATCCTTGCCAACGACGTGCGCTGCACGCACGCGGCGGCGATCGCCCAGATCGACCCGGACCAGGTGTTCTACCTGCGCTCCCGCGGCCTCGACGAGGACGACGCGAAGCGGCTCGTGGTCGAGGGATTCCTCGGCTCGCTCCTCGAGCGGTTCCCGGAGGGCCCGCTGCGCGACGCGCTGGCGGGCGCGCTGGACCACCGTCTCGCCGTCCTGCTCGGCGACTAG
- a CDS encoding pyridoxal phosphate-dependent decarboxylase family protein, protein MGRGREHERAAGPALVDREGILRDLSRHLAAAWASFDRPRSAEPEADAELIGRLGAGLPEEPGDAQAALGDAVHVLDASVSPSRPLFLAYVGSSGLEVGVLGSALSAAYDANLATAAGAADLVDRQAVRWVAQFVGFPLGEGTFTSGGQTSNLTALLAAREHALPGAREHGMADRRGAVYCSDEAHHSVVRAVEAAGLGRRWVRRLAIDEQRRMRVDALAEALARDRADRVTPVAVVATAGTTLTGAVDPLDAIADVCAEQDVWLHVDGAYGLPAAATATAGRHFHGLERADSATVDAHKWLGVQKSCSLILMRRSGPLRAAFGHEERYMLHEADVANPVDLTLEYTRPFRSLRLWLALRVHGAAQFRTWIERTLHNAALLADAVREHPRFELLHEPMLSTVCFRHVPAAMPADRIDAHNERLAHAMQRDGRIFLAPAVVDGQTCLRTCFVNYRTTPDAVPLVLDVAGELGDALSRDAR, encoded by the coding sequence ATGGGTCGGGGTCGCGAGCACGAGCGCGCAGCGGGTCCGGCGCTCGTCGACCGCGAGGGCATCCTGCGCGACCTCAGCCGGCACCTGGCCGCGGCGTGGGCGTCGTTCGACCGCCCGCGATCGGCGGAGCCGGAGGCCGACGCCGAGCTGATCGGGCGCCTCGGCGCCGGCCTGCCGGAGGAGCCCGGGGACGCCCAGGCCGCGCTCGGCGACGCGGTCCACGTCCTCGACGCGAGCGTGTCCCCGTCGCGGCCGCTGTTCCTCGCCTACGTCGGCTCCAGCGGCCTGGAGGTCGGCGTGCTCGGCTCCGCGCTGTCGGCGGCGTACGACGCGAACCTGGCCACGGCCGCCGGCGCCGCCGACCTCGTCGATCGCCAGGCGGTGCGCTGGGTGGCGCAGTTCGTCGGGTTCCCGCTCGGGGAGGGCACCTTCACCAGCGGCGGCCAGACGTCGAACCTCACGGCGCTGCTGGCCGCCCGGGAGCACGCGCTGCCGGGCGCCCGCGAGCACGGCATGGCCGACCGCCGCGGCGCGGTGTACTGCTCAGACGAGGCGCACCACTCCGTCGTGCGCGCGGTCGAGGCCGCCGGGCTCGGGCGCCGCTGGGTACGCCGGCTGGCCATCGACGAGCAGCGGCGGATGCGCGTCGACGCGCTCGCCGAGGCGCTGGCCCGCGACCGCGCCGACCGAGTGACGCCGGTCGCGGTGGTCGCGACGGCCGGCACGACGCTCACGGGCGCGGTCGATCCGCTCGACGCGATCGCCGACGTGTGCGCCGAGCAGGACGTGTGGCTGCACGTCGACGGCGCGTACGGCCTGCCGGCCGCCGCCACCGCCACGGCGGGCCGCCACTTCCACGGGCTCGAGCGCGCCGACTCCGCCACCGTCGACGCGCACAAGTGGCTCGGCGTCCAGAAGAGCTGCAGCCTCATCCTGATGCGCCGGTCCGGGCCGCTGCGCGCGGCGTTCGGCCACGAGGAGCGCTACATGCTTCACGAGGCGGATGTCGCCAACCCCGTCGACCTCACGCTCGAGTACACGCGGCCGTTTCGCTCGCTGCGGCTGTGGCTGGCGCTGCGCGTCCACGGCGCCGCCCAGTTCCGGACGTGGATCGAGCGCACGCTGCACAACGCCGCGCTGCTGGCCGACGCCGTCCGCGAGCATCCGCGGTTCGAGCTGCTGCACGAGCCGATGCTCTCCACCGTCTGCTTCCGCCACGTCCCCGCTGCGATGCCCGCGGACCGGATCGACGCCCACAACGAGCGGCTCGCGCACGCCATGCAGCGCGACGGGCGGATCTTCCTCGCGCCCGCGGTCGTCGACGGGCAGACGTGCCTGCGCACGTGCTTCGTCAACTACCGCACCACGCCGGACGCCGTGCCGCTCGTGCTCGACGTCGCCGGCGAGCTCGGCGATGCGCTCAGCCGCGACGCCCGCTGA
- a CDS encoding MmcQ/YjbR family DNA-binding protein, which translates to MDAQELRAYCLGRTGAIEDFPFGPEHSVFKVAGKMFALTPLDRREPLEVSVKCEPEIAVALRGSYAAIRPGYHLNKRHWNTITLDGSLPDQLVRDLIEDSYDLVVSALPQRTRNRLGWAGAD; encoded by the coding sequence GTGGACGCCCAGGAGCTACGCGCATACTGCCTCGGGCGGACCGGGGCGATCGAGGACTTTCCGTTCGGGCCCGAGCACTCGGTGTTCAAGGTCGCCGGGAAGATGTTCGCCCTGACGCCGCTCGACCGCCGCGAGCCGCTCGAGGTCAGCGTCAAGTGCGAGCCGGAGATCGCCGTCGCCCTGCGGGGCAGCTACGCCGCGATCCGTCCCGGCTATCACCTCAACAAGCGCCACTGGAACACGATCACGCTCGACGGCAGCCTGCCCGACCAGCTCGTCCGCGACCTCATCGAGGACTCCTACGACCTCGTCGTCAGCGCGCTGCCGCAGCGCACCCGCAACCGGCTCGGCTGGGCCGGCGCGGACTGA